The following are from one region of the Methanothermobacter sp. genome:
- a CDS encoding protein translocase subunit SecF, with protein sequence MTLIDRMFRSYKPLIAIPAAITLLALLLVVFHGLNESVDLKGGALADLTLEKSISGPELESLLKGELGLDDVKVLSVTGKRATVQFGTDVDVVKVNEALKGTATINSYKSVGPVLSKQALNQIYWAVGFAFLFMSITVFIIFRDPIPSIAVILAAASDIIIAIGGMSAFGIPLSLASVGAILMLIGYSVDTDILLTTRILKQRKGDINQRALGALKTGLTMSISAIASMTALYLVTVFLMPEAQVLSNIAAVLIIGLLADIITTWLMNLGILRWYLEVKA encoded by the coding sequence ATAACATTGATTGATAGGATGTTCAGATCATACAAGCCGCTCATAGCAATACCTGCAGCAATAACACTATTAGCCCTTCTCCTTGTGGTTTTCCATGGTCTCAATGAAAGCGTGGACCTCAAGGGTGGGGCGCTTGCAGACCTAACCCTCGAGAAGAGCATCAGTGGTCCGGAACTGGAATCACTCCTAAAGGGTGAACTGGGCCTGGATGATGTGAAGGTGCTCTCGGTGACAGGTAAAAGGGCGACGGTACAGTTCGGTACCGATGTGGATGTTGTCAAGGTGAATGAGGCCCTTAAGGGAACCGCAACCATAAACAGTTACAAGTCGGTCGGACCCGTCCTGAGCAAGCAGGCGCTGAATCAGATATACTGGGCCGTTGGATTCGCATTCCTCTTCATGTCGATAACAGTTTTCATAATATTTCGGGATCCGATACCATCCATTGCTGTTATCCTTGCAGCAGCTTCCGACATCATAATAGCGATTGGTGGTATGTCCGCCTTTGGAATACCGCTCTCACTTGCCTCAGTAGGTGCCATACTCATGCTCATAGGTTACAGTGTGGACACGGATATTCTCCTCACAACCAGGATCCTGAAACAGAGGAAGGGGGACATAAACCAGAGGGCTCTTGGGGCCCTAAAGACAGGTCTCACCATGTCCATATCAGCCATAGCCTCAATGACAGCCCTGTACCTGGTCACTGTCTTCCTTATGCCTGAGGCACAGGTCCTGAGTAACATAGCCGCTGTACTCATAATAGGACTCCTTGCAGACATCATAACCACCTGGCTCATGAACCTTGGAATTCTAAGGTGGTACCTGGAGGTTAAAGCATGA
- the argC gene encoding N-acetyl-gamma-glutamyl-phosphate reductase, whose translation MISAGIIGASGYTGGELLRLLENHRRVEVVAATSRQYRGLPVSRVHPHLQDTDLKFEESMEKMDADIVFTATPHGASMKIVPDLLERGMRVVDLSGDYRFQDTSTYEEWYGIKHEKPLEAVYGLPEIHREEIESADLVANPGCFPTGAILACLPLVYEKLAETFIIDSKTGVSGAGVKPTPLTHYPECSDNVTAYNVTRHRHTPEIRQELSRFNPVRLSFTPHLVPVTRGILTTAHAFLSEDLSQDELREIFQGFYDGEPFVRVVDGMPVLSAVRGSNFCHIGCFEVDDNQRAVIVSAIDNLVKGASGQAIQNMNIMCGFSEMEGLDFPGMHP comes from the coding sequence GTGATCAGTGCGGGTATTATTGGAGCCAGCGGATATACAGGTGGTGAACTCCTCAGATTACTCGAGAATCACAGGAGAGTGGAGGTGGTGGCTGCAACCTCAAGGCAGTACAGGGGTCTTCCTGTATCGCGGGTACATCCCCATCTCCAGGACACTGACCTGAAATTTGAGGAGTCCATGGAAAAGATGGACGCAGATATCGTTTTCACGGCCACCCCCCATGGGGCTTCCATGAAGATCGTTCCTGATCTGCTAGAGAGGGGCATGAGGGTTGTGGATCTCAGCGGGGACTACCGCTTCCAAGACACCAGTACATATGAGGAGTGGTATGGGATCAAACATGAAAAACCCCTTGAAGCAGTTTATGGTCTTCCCGAGATTCACCGGGAGGAGATAGAATCTGCGGATCTTGTGGCGAATCCAGGATGTTTCCCCACAGGTGCAATACTTGCATGTCTTCCCCTGGTTTATGAGAAGCTTGCTGAAACATTCATAATTGATTCAAAGACAGGTGTGAGTGGTGCCGGTGTGAAGCCAACCCCCCTCACCCATTACCCTGAATGCAGTGACAATGTTACCGCCTACAACGTGACAAGGCACAGACACACGCCTGAAATAAGGCAGGAACTTTCAAGGTTCAACCCTGTGAGGCTCAGCTTCACCCCACACCTTGTCCCGGTAACAAGGGGCATCCTCACAACCGCACACGCCTTCCTCAGTGAGGACCTCAGTCAGGACGAACTCAGGGAGATATTCCAGGGCTTCTACGATGGAGAACCCTTTGTAAGGGTTGTTGATGGGATGCCAGTGCTCAGTGCTGTGAGGGGTTCAAACTTCTGCCACATAGGATGCTTTGAGGTTGACGATAATCAGAGGGCCGTTATAGTCTCTGCCATAGACAACCTTGTGAAGGGTGCCTCAGGCCAGGCCATACAGAACATGAACATAATGTGTGGATTCAGTGAGATGGAGGGCCTTGACTTCCCTGGAATGCACCCATGA
- a CDS encoding pseudomurein-binding repeat-containing protein: MREIKVSALVIMFLFLVSPAAGAVFVTDSSHAIITAPAAAHTKSGLVVSSYTPEKSVLKYVKGMDTVVVGDIKVNGTRIPARTSSLARYWTRSNVVVLGTGSDISAAYAAIKNDAPLLISGKTLPSSTRTEIKRLKPKKIIICAPASSIPSSSLKGLGIPYQRVWYGSDSATLSALQPKSGPRVMAPRSLLPVAMTLWRSGVFSTSTSVRVNGTVLWSSGYPTTSVIMNRYASGTPETIYMSSDRLNGVNGRTLMESIKAEIAGSARVIIDERSPAPGEADRAIKNAPPGSLAVYIAAACPGTMYSTISGIKSGYLRSYASRLDGVAYVNYGSLNLEKTSYLSRAWDDNFSNVYFAGISKPSEYLRSAGILLLEPKVLPQSQQVHFTAMNLIDYAYSADGEHMRTVNSSVYIARHEIDPTTLSADARRIVSGNTTEMAREEWVYLASQYIAGLPIRKNTTAISDASSSSNTYTGTLTRSEYRDAARRVYEFAKTNRRLPSYVSVGDKKLGRDEYTLMFAQIIQNHTDKSKMVFPSSVKVGESLIDTVVQFIKDLIT, from the coding sequence ATGAGAGAGATTAAGGTATCTGCACTGGTCATCATGTTCCTGTTTCTTGTATCGCCTGCAGCCGGTGCTGTTTTTGTAACCGATTCATCCCATGCCATTATAACGGCACCTGCAGCGGCACATACAAAAAGCGGGCTTGTGGTGAGCAGTTACACTCCAGAGAAGTCCGTCCTCAAGTATGTTAAGGGGATGGACACTGTTGTTGTTGGTGACATTAAGGTTAACGGAACCCGTATCCCTGCAAGGACATCCTCACTTGCACGTTACTGGACCAGGAGCAACGTGGTTGTACTTGGAACCGGGTCAGATATCTCAGCAGCCTATGCTGCAATAAAAAATGATGCACCCCTCCTTATAAGTGGAAAAACGCTGCCATCATCCACCAGAACCGAAATAAAACGTTTGAAGCCCAAGAAGATAATCATATGCGCCCCTGCATCATCCATACCCTCATCATCACTGAAGGGCCTTGGCATACCCTACCAGAGGGTTTGGTATGGCAGTGATTCAGCCACACTGAGCGCCCTTCAGCCAAAATCAGGACCAAGGGTTATGGCACCCAGGTCGCTTCTCCCAGTGGCGATGACACTATGGAGATCAGGCGTATTCTCCACATCCACATCAGTTAGAGTCAATGGAACGGTTCTCTGGTCATCAGGTTATCCAACCACATCCGTTATAATGAACCGCTACGCCTCAGGTACGCCGGAGACCATATACATGAGTTCAGACAGGCTGAATGGTGTTAATGGAAGAACACTAATGGAATCCATAAAGGCAGAGATAGCAGGGTCAGCCAGGGTTATAATAGATGAAAGGTCACCTGCCCCCGGGGAAGCCGACCGTGCCATTAAGAATGCCCCCCCAGGCTCTCTTGCCGTTTACATAGCGGCTGCATGTCCCGGGACGATGTACAGTACCATCTCAGGAATAAAATCAGGTTACCTCAGATCATACGCATCCAGGCTCGACGGCGTGGCCTATGTGAACTACGGTAGCCTCAACCTTGAGAAGACCAGTTACCTGTCAAGGGCCTGGGATGATAACTTCTCAAATGTCTACTTTGCAGGTATCAGTAAACCCTCAGAGTACCTCAGGAGTGCAGGTATTCTCCTCCTGGAACCAAAGGTTTTACCCCAGAGCCAGCAGGTCCACTTCACAGCAATGAATCTCATCGACTACGCCTACTCTGCAGATGGCGAGCACATGAGGACCGTGAATTCATCAGTTTACATCGCAAGGCATGAGATCGATCCAACCACTCTTTCAGCAGATGCCCGCCGCATAGTCAGTGGTAATACAACCGAAATGGCCCGGGAGGAGTGGGTCTACCTTGCATCCCAGTACATAGCAGGGCTTCCCATCAGAAAGAACACAACTGCAATATCAGACGCCAGTTCATCAAGCAACACCTACACTGGGACACTCACAAGGTCTGAGTACCGTGATGCTGCAAGGAGGGTCTATGAATTCGCAAAGACCAACAGGAGGCTTCCATCCTATGTTTCAGTGGGTGATAAGAAGCTTGGAAGGGACGAGTACACACTGATGTTTGCACAGATAATCCAGAACCACACAGATAAGAGCAAGATGGTGTTCCCATCATCTGTTAAGGTGGGCGAGAGCCTCATTGACACTGTGGTCCAGTTCATAAAGGACCTCATAACATAG
- a CDS encoding flavodoxin, which produces MKTCVIYYSRTGNTAMVAKTLAEELNADLIEIKDLRDRKGFLSSFKSSIDALRESKTHISPEKVELSEYDLIYLGTPTWAGKPAPAVITFIDRADFMGKDVIPFTTMSRQGGEGVIERMSEKIRARGGRIVNFFMQKTGGKELIQVREDTFKIMAEKDLKIYSSR; this is translated from the coding sequence ATGAAGACATGTGTGATCTACTATTCACGCACAGGAAACACTGCAATGGTGGCAAAGACACTTGCAGAGGAATTGAATGCCGATCTAATTGAAATCAAGGATCTTAGGGATAGAAAAGGATTTTTAAGTAGTTTTAAGTCCTCAATAGATGCGCTTAGGGAATCAAAGACCCACATCAGTCCAGAAAAGGTTGAATTATCAGAATATGACCTCATATACCTGGGTACTCCAACCTGGGCCGGGAAGCCCGCACCTGCAGTGATAACCTTCATTGACAGGGCAGACTTCATGGGAAAGGACGTGATACCCTTTACAACCATGAGCAGACAGGGTGGTGAAGGAGTAATCGAACGCATGTCTGAAAAGATAAGGGCCCGCGGGGGCCGTATAGTGAATTTCTTCATGCAAAAAACCGGTGGAAAGGAGCTTATCCAGGTGAGGGAGGATACATTCAAGATTATGGCAGAAAAGGACCTGAAGATATACAGCTCCAGATGA
- the pyrI gene encoding aspartate carbamoyltransferase regulatory subunit, which produces MKKPFELRVKPIKNGTVIDHITANRALNVLNILGLPDGRSKVTVAMNMDSSQLGSKDIVKIENRELESSEVDQIALIAPRATINIIRDYKIVEKAKVRLLDEVRGILRCPNPNCITNSDEGVENRFYVISKEPVMLRCYYCERLIETEEIESQF; this is translated from the coding sequence ATGAAGAAACCCTTTGAACTGCGGGTCAAGCCGATAAAGAACGGGACGGTTATAGACCATATAACCGCCAACAGGGCCCTCAATGTACTCAACATCCTTGGATTACCTGATGGAAGGAGCAAGGTGACGGTTGCCATGAACATGGATTCATCCCAGCTTGGCTCCAAGGACATTGTTAAGATAGAGAACAGGGAACTTGAGTCATCAGAGGTGGATCAGATAGCCCTGATAGCCCCGCGGGCCACCATAAACATCATAAGGGATTACAAGATTGTTGAAAAGGCCAAGGTGAGGCTTCTGGATGAGGTTAGGGGCATCCTGAGGTGCCCCAACCCCAACTGCATCACAAACAGCGATGAGGGCGTTGAGAACAGGTTCTATGTCATATCAAAGGAACCTGTGATGCTGCGATGCTATTACTGTGAGCGCCTCATTGAGACCGAGGAGATAGAATCCCAGTTTTAG
- a CDS encoding GMC family oxidoreductase yields MVLIVGSGASGATLARELAVGGFDVTVIERGPYVQDGDAFLCYDESSDDPDILKTSCVGGSTLVAAGNAVRVLEDTLKDYGVDITDDLDAIERELDVVELPDTHIGRGTALLMDAAESLGLEIRRMPKFIRAEKCRPCGKCSFGCPRSAKWSAREFMDEAIEHGAVLVEETEARDLILEGGKVRGIETSAGSFHDETVVLAAGAVETPRILMRAGIDAGRKFFMDTFVTVGGIFDGIGFCDEVQMNALIEMDGFILSPHFSTLLFPERDRVDVLGLMVKIRDEACGRVEADRVVKHHTQRDVRYLAEGAALAGAILSEAGVRADTLRSTRPRGAHPGGTAAIGDVVDENLETSIQGLFVADASVLPEAPGAPPILTLMALARRLARHFASYL; encoded by the coding sequence ATGGTTCTCATAGTCGGTTCAGGGGCCTCAGGGGCAACCCTTGCAAGGGAACTTGCAGTGGGAGGATTTGATGTTACCGTAATAGAAAGGGGCCCCTACGTTCAGGATGGGGATGCATTTCTGTGCTACGATGAGAGTTCAGATGACCCTGACATCCTCAAAACAAGCTGCGTTGGCGGATCGACGCTGGTGGCAGCAGGTAACGCCGTAAGGGTCCTTGAGGACACGCTGAAGGATTATGGTGTTGATATAACAGATGATCTTGATGCAATTGAAAGGGAACTTGATGTGGTGGAACTCCCTGATACACACATCGGGAGGGGGACCGCACTCCTCATGGATGCGGCAGAGTCCCTCGGGCTTGAAATAAGGAGGATGCCAAAGTTCATAAGGGCCGAAAAATGCAGACCATGCGGTAAATGCTCCTTTGGCTGCCCCAGGAGTGCCAAGTGGTCTGCAAGGGAATTCATGGATGAGGCAATTGAACATGGCGCTGTACTGGTTGAGGAGACAGAGGCAAGGGATCTGATTCTGGAGGGGGGGAAGGTCAGGGGTATTGAAACCTCAGCAGGCAGTTTCCATGATGAAACCGTTGTCCTGGCAGCAGGGGCAGTTGAAACCCCCAGGATCCTCATGAGGGCAGGTATTGATGCAGGGAGAAAGTTCTTCATGGACACCTTCGTTACGGTGGGGGGCATATTTGATGGGATCGGGTTCTGTGATGAGGTCCAGATGAATGCACTCATTGAAATGGACGGCTTCATACTCTCACCCCACTTCTCAACCCTCCTCTTTCCTGAGAGGGATAGGGTTGACGTCCTGGGGCTCATGGTCAAGATAAGGGATGAGGCCTGCGGCCGTGTGGAGGCTGATAGGGTTGTGAAGCACCACACCCAGAGGGATGTGAGGTATCTCGCTGAGGGCGCTGCCCTTGCAGGGGCGATTTTATCTGAGGCAGGGGTAAGGGCGGATACCCTACGATCCACACGCCCCCGTGGAGCCCACCCTGGGGGTACAGCGGCCATAGGGGATGTTGTGGATGAGAATCTTGAAACATCCATTCAGGGCCTCTTTGTGGCCGATGCCAGTGTTCTGCCTGAGGCACCAGGGGCACCGCCGATCCTCACCCTCATGGCACTTGCAAGGCGCCTCGCAAGGCACTTTGCATCTTATTTATAA
- a CDS encoding preprotein translocase subunit SecD — MNRKVSKFLKDYRVILLFVLVAASIAAVSTLGIQQGLDLKGGSLIQIQLEKPVDAATMNTVTSVLDKRLNIFGVKDVKVRASGDQNVIVEIAGVQPDQVADIVGTPGKFEARIGNETVLTGADIVSVQAPIITANEWEVPFKLSTAGAQRFAEAARGKAGQPVNMYLDDRLITSPEISPEVATGKPTTDVRITGAENSKEEAEVQAKEIETLLKSGSLPVKVKIVGVSSVSAELGRQFAEGALIAGLLAILAIAVILIIRYRTPILVVPIFMTTLAELIIILGAAAVIRWNIDLAAIAGILAAIGTGVDDQIIITDEVLAGEGRRTRRKFRIKDAFFIIFASAGTLIAAMLPLAYVGFSRGATGIGLLSGFAFTTVLGVLIGVFITRPVYAKFIETFNLGRR; from the coding sequence ATGAACAGAAAGGTTTCAAAATTCCTCAAAGATTACAGGGTTATACTCCTCTTCGTCCTTGTTGCAGCTAGTATAGCTGCGGTGTCAACCCTGGGGATCCAGCAGGGTCTTGACCTCAAGGGGGGTTCACTCATACAGATACAGCTTGAAAAGCCGGTGGATGCTGCCACAATGAATACAGTGACAAGCGTGCTGGACAAGAGGCTAAACATATTCGGTGTCAAGGATGTGAAGGTGCGTGCCAGTGGCGATCAGAACGTTATAGTTGAGATTGCAGGTGTCCAGCCTGATCAGGTTGCAGACATAGTTGGGACACCCGGTAAATTTGAGGCCAGGATAGGAAACGAAACCGTCCTCACAGGGGCGGACATTGTGAGTGTACAGGCACCCATAATCACAGCCAATGAATGGGAGGTGCCATTCAAGCTTTCAACTGCAGGGGCGCAGAGGTTCGCCGAGGCTGCCAGGGGCAAAGCAGGGCAGCCGGTCAACATGTACCTGGATGACCGTCTGATCACCTCCCCTGAGATTTCACCGGAGGTTGCAACGGGAAAGCCGACCACGGATGTCCGTATAACAGGGGCTGAGAACAGCAAGGAGGAGGCTGAGGTCCAGGCCAAGGAGATAGAGACACTCCTGAAATCAGGGTCTCTTCCTGTGAAGGTTAAAATTGTTGGTGTGAGCAGTGTATCCGCTGAACTTGGAAGGCAGTTCGCAGAGGGTGCGCTGATCGCAGGGCTTCTTGCTATCCTTGCAATTGCCGTCATACTCATAATACGCTACAGGACCCCCATCCTTGTTGTTCCCATCTTCATGACGACCCTTGCGGAACTCATAATCATACTGGGCGCAGCTGCTGTTATAAGGTGGAACATTGACCTTGCGGCAATAGCAGGTATACTGGCAGCCATAGGTACCGGTGTGGATGACCAGATCATCATAACAGACGAGGTGCTTGCAGGTGAGGGCAGAAGAACCCGACGGAAGTTCAGGATAAAGGACGCCTTCTTCATAATATTCGCATCTGCAGGTACCCTGATAGCTGCAATGCTTCCACTGGCCTACGTGGGCTTTTCAAGGGGTGCCACGGGTATAGGTCTCCTTTCAGGTTTCGCATTCACCACCGTCCTTGGGGTGCTTATAGGTGTGTTCATAACAAGGCCGGTGTATGCAAAGTTCATTGAAACCTTCAATCTAGGTAGAAGGTGA
- a CDS encoding succinylglutamate desuccinylase/aspartoacylase family protein: MRKAPLKFLTILVTVAFLLSSVPVVSALKTEIIYTGTGGDVSKNYYIRNYSPRTPVTSEVFQAAKKGTPMFTFGNGSRKVIIVAGVHGNELPASIAAVKLINYLAGKRINGTVYVVPFLIPSSTARSSRYWNGKNPNSIANVRGTPSNRIVQLAASRGVSAVGDFHSTRPGGVPGKTSILCTRIPTYESYRMASYMSRYSGSALIPSQVAGKDYPGALEDVCNLAGIPAVTAEVRSPHGSVASGSVTKSYTQMIAFLKYNSII; encoded by the coding sequence ATGAGAAAAGCACCGTTGAAATTTCTAACCATTCTTGTTACAGTCGCATTCCTCCTTTCATCTGTGCCCGTGGTTTCAGCACTCAAAACCGAGATCATCTATACAGGTACAGGGGGAGATGTATCAAAGAACTATTACATCAGGAACTACTCTCCCCGCACACCTGTAACATCAGAGGTTTTTCAGGCTGCAAAAAAGGGCACTCCAATGTTCACATTTGGAAATGGTAGCAGGAAGGTTATAATAGTTGCAGGTGTCCATGGAAATGAACTTCCAGCTTCAATTGCCGCTGTTAAACTCATAAATTATCTTGCAGGTAAAAGGATAAACGGGACGGTCTACGTTGTACCGTTCCTCATACCATCGTCCACTGCCCGGAGTTCCAGGTACTGGAATGGTAAGAACCCCAACAGCATTGCAAATGTTAGGGGCACACCATCCAACAGGATAGTTCAGCTGGCTGCTTCAAGGGGTGTGAGTGCCGTGGGGGACTTCCACTCAACAAGGCCCGGTGGAGTGCCAGGGAAAACATCGATTCTCTGCACAAGGATACCAACCTATGAGAGCTACAGGATGGCATCATATATGAGCCGCTACAGTGGATCAGCCCTCATACCATCACAGGTGGCAGGTAAGGATTATCCAGGAGCCCTTGAGGATGTCTGCAACCTTGCAGGTATCCCTGCAGTTACAGCGGAGGTCAGGTCCCCCCATGGTTCAGTTGCATCAGGGAGTGTTACAAAATCCTACACCCAGATGATAGCCTTCCTTAAGTACAACAGCATCATCTGA